The genomic DNA ATACAGTCTCCCAAAGAGGATTATAATAAATTGGAGGATCTTCCGGCCCAGGGAATTTTTTGCAACTGGTGCCATAATATAAATGAAGCCAAACACATAGGTGACGCGGGTTATGAAGTTGCAACCGGCGGCGGAGAAGAAGACCCGCCCACAATGCTTGGCCCGCGCAGTGATGCCAAATCGGATTATCACCCGACAAAATATTCTGAATTATTCACAAAAGCTGAATTTTGCGGTTTATGCCATAATGTATCTCACGCTGGCAATAAATTATTTCTTGAACAGACATATACTGAATGGGAAAGGAGCCAATATAACACGGGTGACCCTAAAACAACAGTGGTATGCCAGGATTGCCATATGCGGCAGAAACCCGGTTTTCCATCAACCGGGAAAACCGCAAGGCCTGATAATCCCGGGAAGTCAGCAGACGATGGGCTATCCAGGGACCATATCTGGACACATTATTTTGTCGGCGGGAATTCGATAATCCCGAAAATATTAGGAAGTGACATCCATTCGACAATGGCCATTGAAAGGCTGACGAACGCGGCTGACCTTGAAATTATAAAAGACGTGAATTATAAAAAAGGAGGATTAGCCAAAATAATGGTCAAAGTGATTAATTCAGGCGCGGGGCATTATATCCCGACAGGGCTTACTGAATTAAGACAGGTATGGCTGGATATTAAAATTACAGATAAAGGTGAAAATATAATTTTTAAGTCCGGCGCTCTTGACCCAAATGGTGAAATAGATGAGGGTGCTGTTATTTATCATACTATACTCGGAAATGAAAAAGGGGAACCGGTTAAAAATGCCGCCCTTGCGGAGAAAATACTTTATGACCATAGAAGAATACCGCCCAAGGGATATGTAGTCGAGAATTATAGTTTTATTGTTCCTGAAAACGCGGTTTCACCTTTAAAGGTCGATGTAGTCCTTAAATATCGCAGTGTGTCGCCGGGTATTGCGAAATTGTTTCTTGGAGAAAAAGCGCCTGAAATACCGGTTGTGGATATGGTCTCATTAAGTGAAAAAATAGATTTATAGAACAGGGGGGAAAGGAATGAAATTAAAAGGAAGCAGGACAGAAAAAAATCTCCTGGCGTCTTTTGCGGGAGAATCTCAGGCAAGGAATAGATATACATATTTTGCGAGTGCGGCTAAAAAAGAAGGTTATGAACAAATTTCCGCAATATTTTTGGAGACCGCCGATAACGAAAAAGAGCACGCGAAAAAATTTTTTAAATTCATGGAAGGCGGGGACCTGGAAATCACAGCTTCGTATCCGGCGGGTGTTATAGGAAATACATTGGAAAATCTTAAGGCTGCCGCGGATGGAGAACATCTTGAATGGACAAAGCTTTACAAAGAAGCGGAAGAGACAGCAAAAAGAGAGGGTTTTGAAGAAGCGGCAAAACTGTTTAAGGAAATAGGCGAAGTTGAAAATCATCATGAAATCCGTTATAGAAAATTATTTGAAAATATAAAAACCGGCAAGGTTTTCAGAAAGGATATAGCAGTTAAATGGAAATGCCGCA from bacterium includes the following:
- a CDS encoding multiheme c-type cytochrome; amino-acid sequence: MKKHCLILLFMAVCNTAFIFGEGEGKKIFEQKCGKCHGLDRALNVKKDEEAWKKTVERMAEKSKGIILEQDVYKIARYLVTRQNGEKDNNGEKRDEPGKAEEYEEEILEFKKVKVEQFIKSDICGNCHEEIYKQWNGSMHSKAFIDPVWRASTKLFMNEVTTKGQILEMKTCIKCHTPLGFRSYLIQSPKEDYNKLEDLPAQGIFCNWCHNINEAKHIGDAGYEVATGGGEEDPPTMLGPRSDAKSDYHPTKYSELFTKAEFCGLCHNVSHAGNKLFLEQTYTEWERSQYNTGDPKTTVVCQDCHMRQKPGFPSTGKTARPDNPGKSADDGLSRDHIWTHYFVGGNSIIPKILGSDIHSTMAIERLTNAADLEIIKDVNYKKGGLAKIMVKVINSGAGHYIPTGLTELRQVWLDIKITDKGENIIFKSGALDPNGEIDEGAVIYHTILGNEKGEPVKNAALAEKILYDHRRIPPKGYVVENYSFIVPENAVSPLKVDVVLKYRSVSPGIAKLFLGEKAPEIPVVDMVSLSEKIDL
- the rbr gene encoding rubrerythrin encodes the protein MKLKGSRTEKNLLASFAGESQARNRYTYFASAAKKEGYEQISAIFLETADNEKEHAKKFFKFMEGGDLEITASYPAGVIGNTLENLKAAADGEHLEWTKLYKEAEETAKREGFEEAAKLFKEIGEVENHHEIRYRKLFENIKTGKVFRKDIAVKWKCRNCGYIHEGREAPAECPACSHPQAYYEVFCENY